From the Deltaproteobacteria bacterium genome, the window AGTAGCTCAGGCGGATAGAGCAATTGCCTTCTAAGCAATCGGTCGGGGGTTCGAGTCCTCCCTGGCGCGCCAAAAGAAAACAAGGGGTTAGATGTAAAAATCTAGCCCCTTTCGTTTTAATATTTAATTCCTCCCAGCGCTATTCCCAGCACCCAGCACGATTTTGCAAGCCGGATCAGCCTCGGCACGCAAAAAAGCCCCGTCTCCGGGGCTTGGTTCAAAACGCGGCATGTGTCTTTGGGGATGCTGGTTTCCTCCCCCGCCGCGTGAATGGTTCGGCCGCGTCGGTCTGAATTTTTTCCTGCATCATCATCCGCGCGCCCATGGCCAAAAGGCTCGATCTGGTCAGGCCGGCCCGCCGGGCGTAGGCGTCGATTTCCTTCAGTTCGTTTTCCGGTAGCGTGATATTCACCCGTACGGTCCTCTGCCCTTCGGACAAATCCACCACCAGACAGGCCACGGCGTCCTTGGCCAGTTCGTGATTCATGGCCTGTTCCAACGTGCTTGGCGCGGGGACCTGTTCGCCGTCCTCGCGCAGTCCCTTGACGTGAAGCGCCAAGGCTTCCTTGGCCATGGCCGCCACTTCGTCCAGACTGGCCCCGGCGGTCACGCAAC encodes:
- a CDS encoding CopG family transcriptional regulator, whose translation is MASYVAIIHKDEGTDFGALFPDFPGCVTAGASLDEVAAMAKEALALHVKGLREDGEQVPAPSTLEQAMNHELAKDAVACLVVDLSEGQRTVRVNITLPENELKEIDAYARRAGLTRSSLLAMGARMMMQEKIQTDAAEPFTRRGRKPASPKTHAAF